TTCGGGTCCTTGTCGGTGTCGTTCGCATCCTTCCAGATCTCTGCATCGAAGGAGCCTTTTCCGAGGAACCCCAGTGGTATTTCCAGGTCGCGGGGCTGAACCGCCGACATGCCTCCGAGATACCAGTCTCGACTTTTGCGGCGGGCGGTCACTAACACTTCACCCACCTGGCCGATCAACACGCGCGTGTCAATGCCTCTACTTCCAGTAGGGTGGAACGTCCTTCTTGGTTTCGGTAAGAATCTCGCGGATGGCCTGTTTAGTCTCTGACGGGATCCCCGCGAATGCCGGACCAGTGTCCTTGCTGGTGAGAATGTCCCAGAGGCGTCGATAAAGCGTTTCCTTGAGTTGCTCGGGTAGCGCGTCAAAGGCATCAGAGTAGATCAGGTAGCTGCACGGATACTTGAAAAGCCGCCTCTCCAGGTCGAACTGGCGCAATGATCGTCCCTTGGTGTCTTTGATGCCCATCGCTGTGAACTGCCCTACAAATGCGGCTGATCCGTGGATCGGTGCGGACAACGGCGCTTCCTCTGTAAACAGCAGGTATTTCAGAAAACCTTCAATCTCACTCTTCATGTGGTTGAGGTGGCCAAATTGCCGAAGTGCCGCGGTGGAATCCTGGTTGAGGCGAGTCAGAAAGTTTTGCATGTGAGCCTGATGCTCCAAAGTCATAAGTGCGACGATGTCGCTGGCCGCAGCCGGATAGCGGGAGACGTCGAAGAACCGTTTCAGATCTATCTGGTTGCCAAGATAGTTCGGCTCCTTCTCGTGCCGCGCGAAGG
Above is a genomic segment from Verrucomicrobiales bacterium containing:
- a CDS encoding glycoside hydrolase family 97 C-terminal domain-containing protein, with the translated sequence MLIGQVGEVLVTARRKSRDWYLGGMSAVQPRDLEIPLGFLGKGSFDAEIWKDANDTDKDPNHLVHTRSRVSSGDQLRIRVALDGGFVAKLS